From the genome of Candidatus Methylomirabilis sp., one region includes:
- a CDS encoding class I SAM-dependent methyltransferase, protein MAWTWQSGLLLRTYRPGEGSPDDHAPLTPTFLRLALAEVAPGTRVVDLGCGAGRVALALARAGGLLVGLDSAARAVAAARAAAARDGLSRARFLHADVETADLPGVTGWAAADLAVAHFCYSGRLLAHAAGFLRPGGAIVCAAIHPDQWRETGRPSRFAVAEAEVEAHAAAAALLPEAASRETERLRFSGWEEARAYLGGAALWDRWAADGRGEALRAAFAAGRRTLTVRSTLLFTLRRA, encoded by the coding sequence TACCGACCCGGGGAGGGTTCCCCCGATGACCACGCCCCCTTGACCCCCACCTTCCTGCGCCTGGCACTGGCCGAGGTGGCCCCGGGGACGCGGGTCGTAGATCTGGGCTGCGGGGCGGGGCGGGTGGCCCTCGCGCTGGCCCGCGCGGGGGGGCTCCTGGTGGGCCTCGACAGCGCCGCGCGCGCCGTGGCCGCCGCGCGCGCGGCCGCGGCCCGCGACGGGCTCAGCCGGGCCCGATTCCTCCACGCGGACGTCGAGACCGCAGACCTGCCGGGGGTGACCGGCTGGGCGGCAGCCGACCTCGCCGTGGCCCACTTCTGCTACAGCGGCCGCCTCCTCGCGCACGCCGCCGGCTTCCTCCGGCCGGGAGGCGCCATCGTCTGCGCCGCGATCCATCCGGATCAGTGGCGGGAGACGGGGCGCCCCTCCCGCTTTGCCGTCGCGGAGGCCGAGGTGGAGGCGCACGCCGCCGCGGCCGCCCTCCTGCCCGAGGCCGCCTCCCGCGAGACCGAGCGCCTCCGCTTTTCGGGCTGGGAGGAGGCGCGGGCCTACCTCGGCGGCGCCGCCCTGTGGGACCGGTGGGCAGCGGACGGACGGGGGGAAGCGCTCCGGGCCGCCTTCGCGGCCGGACGCCGCACCCTCACCGTCCGCAGCA